cccctctctctgccctctctctcccctctctctcccctctctctgtcctctctctgccagtctctccgccctctctctgcccctctctctgcccctctctctgcccctctctctgccctctctctcccctctctctgcccctctctctgtcctctctctgccagtctctccgccctctctctgccctctctccgccctctctccgccctctatccgccctctctctgccccctctctctgtgtttcacgtgtcctcctgcctcctgtgtctccaggtgtctctcctctcccggcGCTGGTGAGGACCCCGCCTCTGATGATGCAGTCCAGCCTGGACATGaagcctttcctctccttccccctggacAGCTCCTCGCCCGGGGGGCTCTTCCCCAACTTCAACACGGtcagtctggggtgtgtgtgtgtgtggtgtcgaGAAAtgcacagtgtgtttgtgtgtgttcttgttgggagagggtggtgggatATCTCTCTTTTGTCAaggcatgcttgtgtgtgtgtgtgagcccatATCTCCAGTGTGACAAGTCTCTTTTGGATGGCTAGTGGTATCCTGGCTCTGGGTCACGCCAGCCTGTCAGTAGTACTGACTGATACtggcttcagacacacacacacgcgcacacacacgcacaaacccaCGGCCTGTCACAACTCGCTCGGCAAACATTGCCCCGTAGCTTTCAGAAATTGTCAGACCGGCAGTAGTGCTATCATTCATCACCctctccacgcacacacacacaatacacccacgcacacacagccacacaggcacacacaccgctCTCATTGTGCATCCAAAAAACGGATTCGAGAACCGACGAGGGCTTTCCGGGGGAAAGCGGTAATCACCAGGTGTTATTTTGACGCCAACGACGGTGATTTCGATGACAGGGCGGCGGCTATGACGGCGGTGGCGATAACCGTGTACGATACGGCGGGGTGTTCTTCCCAGGCGACAGGCACTGACGGGAACACGGACGTTTTCCTCTCCCAGAGAAGATGTCCTTGCCCGCCCACGACCTTGTTTGTCCTCcggccccccctcctgtctgtcagccCGGCTGAGGACGACACATTAGAATTGCAGATGGCCATATGGCAGCCAGGCACCACATCAGCGCAGATTACAGCTTCATAGCCCACTAATGAGCCGCCCCAGACTCTCCAGCCCTCCGACGAACGCCGGCGCCACCTCCAGGAATAGTTCCTCCCTCGTCCCTGTCGTGGAACTGTCACATCTGTGCACATACTGCGCATGTGCACGTCGTTTTTGTTTCAATGTTTCAAATGGTGTTTTTCGCCGAAGCCCTTTCGACGTTAAGGACGTTTGACCTGGAAATGCAAAGTGATCTCTGAGGGGTTTCTTCAGAGTCCTCTGGAGTCGAGTCTTCTCCGGAGCTGTTAGGGGGTCAGAGACGCTGGCACCACTCTTAAAAGCCTCCTCATACCACAGGGAGGTGAGCTGgtgccctctgattggctgtcgtcCATCTGGCCGGTCAGCGATATCTAGGAAGCTCTTAGTGGATTGGCTCCCTGGCTGCTTCTGGTATACCGTGGCCCATTAAACAACTGCTGAGGATAAGGGCAGGACAcccttatgtctctctctctaactttctctctcttctttgctctctctctctctctctctctctctctctctctctctctctctctctctctctctctctctctctctatctctatctaccTTTCTGTCTCTACCTCGCTCAACattttctcgctctctttctgtctctctctacttctctccacCTTTcgcgctctctccctttccctccactctttctacctctcgTTACCTTTcgctctacttctctctctccgactctctccctctctccacctctctctgattctctctccacctctctccttcatccctcctctgtGGGATCGTCCAGCATGGCCACTCTGTTCTCATGTCTGTTTGATGGCACCAGTGCTTCAGCAGGGGCGCACAGTGCTGGAGCTAAGGGGCTGTCATGATGCGCTCGGGGCATGGTGCTGTGATGAGCTCCTGCCTGACTCTGGAGCTTGGTAGACAGGTCATGTTCTTAAAGACAGGGAAGCATGAGCgcctggtgtgcgtgtgtgttcttaaGGGATGTACTGAAGCCTAATGTGCTCATCAATATGTAATAGGGTCTGTTTGGTGAAGATGCTTCATGCTGAGAGCCTGTTAGAGGGCCAGGTATAGGAGTCTGGTGAGAGTCAGGAGATGCATATTAGCAATGCTGAAATGTagatcagctccttcaggaaaCGGACACAAACATGAACGTCCACGTCGGAAGGTTCCCCCGGAATCCAGCGGGTATTCCCAGGGCGTCTGCGGTGCCACAGTCTAATGTCTCCCCTGTTGTTCCCCCGCAGATGGATCCGGTGCAGAAGGCCGTCATCAACCACACGTTCGGAGTGTCCCTCCCGCCCAAGAAGAAGCAGGTCATCTCCTGCAACATCTGCCAGCTGCGCTTCAACTCAGACGTGAGAGCTGGGGGTgacggggggggctgggggtgacgaggggggctgggggtgacgGGGGGGCTGGACGTGACGAGGGGGCTGGACGTGACGAGGGGGCTGGACATGACGAGGGGGCTGGACGTGGCCGGGTGTGAACGTGTCAGACGAGGGGGCTCTATAAGTAACGGAGGGTGCAACAGTGTCCATCTGTTATTCAGGTCTATATTAATGAGGGGGATTGCTGTGGCAGCTCTACTGTAACCAGTGGGGGGGGCCAATGAGGGAGGCCTGTCAGGGGGGCTCGTCAGGGGGGCTAAtcaggggggcggaggggggccaGTAAGGAGGGCTAATCAGGGGGCCGGAGGGGGGCCAGTGAGGGGGGCTAATCAGGGGGCCAGAGGGGGACAGCTCTGCTGGAGGATTGTCAACACCAGCTATCATCTGAACTCTTCCAGTTTCATTGTTCATTATAAATGTTTTCTCTTGTCTGTGTGAGACATCTTCACTGAGGGCCAACAAAGGCAgacatagggttagggtttgtatatatatacacactataTTGCCAAAAGTATTAACTCAGCTATCCAAATCATTGAATTcaggtgcacaaagcaagggccataaagacatggatgagcgaggTTGGTGTGGAAGAAGTTGACTGGCCTGCAcagagtcctgacctcaacccgatagaacacctttgggatgaataaGAGCGGAGACTGCGAGCCAGGCCTTCTCGTCCAACATCTGTccgacctcacaaatgcacttctgcaAGAATGGTCTAAACTTCCCATAAACACACtcctaaaccttgtggaaagccttcctggAAGAGTTGAAGATGTTATAGCTGCAAAGGGTGGGCCGACATCATATGAAATCCTCTGGTTTCAGAACGGGATGACACTCACGTTCATATGCGTGTGAAGGCAGACGAGAGAcggtagagagagaaatgatTAGAACAGCTGTGTCATTGATACGCTATCCTGTCTCAGAAATGGACTAGTTTCATGTTGAAACGAATAAACAGATATAAAAAGCACCTTTTCTCTCAAACAGCCAGTGCATCGGTCACCCGCTAAGCCATGCAGCCAGTCACTCAGTCAGGCAGTCCACAGCCAAtcacccagccagcctccctGCATGTCACTTTGACTGAATGCTACCTGATCTCAAAGCAGCTCTCTGGTCATATCCTGTCCAGCAAACTTCGCGTCCAGCTAATCTGTagactgtgtatctgtgtagaccaggggtactcaattagaaacccaaaaggtccactcaccaaatttccattcggtccagggtccggaacaatgATGGTTTATTTatctggcccttacctcagagttctgggggtcattttgttcaaagtgtctatgctttgtgtcatagtgacgtTTCACGTTACCACTTGCCACGTTGCCTCTCTTGTCGTGTCACATGCAGTATGCTCCAGTAGCAGTCCTACTGTTCTGTCAGGATAGGTAGTGAGCCAACAGGAAGCCACAGACCCCATACACAGCTCGGCGTCTTGTTTTGATGTTGGAGGTAAGGAAGGCAGGCGATAATGAAGCACGACCAAGTTCTCACAGCAGGACTCCCTTAGCTGCACTGCGCCTCCCTTCGTCCTAGCTAAGGTTTCGGCGGCAGGAGTAAATCTAAATCTGGATGAAAGTGTTAGATAACAACGTAGGGTATTTTCATCCAGGAGGGCAGtcaggtgaggcagagagagggagggagggcgaggcagagagagggagggagggcgaggcagagagagggagggagggcgaggcagagagagggagggagggcgggacagagacctggagagggagagtatGAGCGAGTTAGCCAGACTGACAGCTAGCGTGAACACAGGCAGTGTTTATCATGCCTAATGAGCTGATGCATGGCTGGATCGGTCTGTGATTCAGGCAGGACCTGGAACCCTGACACGCAAAGGGAgacgacacacgcacgcacacacacgcaaacaccgcTGCATAACAGAGTACGCACCAGGTCCTTAGAGACAAGCTGTCACACCTTGACCTAAgagcagaaaaagagagagagagagagaggcagagagagaggcagagagagaggcagagagagagacagagagagagagagagacagagagagacagagagagtgagagagacagagagagagagagacatcaaaAGAGATTTTGAAGTGCAGGTTAGGGGACtagtggagagggggggatatTGAAGTGCATCCATCATGCTAAAGGCTCAGCACTGCCAGTCCCTTGTCTGAATTGAGCTTGGATaagtgggcacacacacacttgtagaacccccccccccccccctcctccacacgcacacacaaagacacacacacacacaggtacagacaCAGTGTATGATCCATCAGGAGTGGAGTGTGGCGTTGTTTGTCAGGGTGGTCAGTCAGCTGGCATAGCTGTCATCTCCTGTCATCTCAGATGTGTCCATCTGCAGCAGAGGAGATTGTGAAGTGATGGTCCTTTATTCACTGTCAGTTTCACTTTCCCCATCTAATTCCTCTCATCTTTTCTGatctctcctcgcctctctccccccctcttctctcctcctcgccccttctttttctcccctcctctctcctctcatctatccttttctctcttgcccttctctcctcctgtcctctcctcctctcctcctctcctcctctccagagccAGGCAGAGGCCCACTACAAAGGCAGCAAACACGCCAAGAAGCTGAAAGCTCAGGAGTCGGGCAAGCCCAAGGCCTCAGGCGCGgagctcacctccccctccgcaGTCAGATCCGGctcccccccttcttcctcctcctcctcctgctgtctccCGGCAGGGGGCCCATCCCGCCTcgcagacacaccaggtcagtctgcacaacctcccccccccccccccccccccccccccacacacctagaACTGGCATCATCGCAGTTAGTCCCGATGATTGATTACAGTCATTTACCTTGCTGCACTACTGGGTCTGGTGGGTCGTTCTCATGTCCATCTGTTGTTATTGTAGTGCTCATACTCACAAGCCTATTGTCAcatagagatagagggagagagggagaggaggagagagagggggtgtttgCAATAAGTGTATTTTTCATATCTGAGGGGTGCTTTGAGCCAATGGAATGAGTCATTAACAAGCATTAGTGTGACAAGTGCCatgctctatgtgtgtgtgtgtgtgcatgtgtgtgtgtgtgcgtgtgtgtgtgtagtcgagCCGGAGAGGGCCGGGGCTCCCTTTGATcctgggagagggagtggggcgtCAGATACGGTACAGGCACGGCAAGTTGAGAAGCCAAATCATTCGAATGACTGGAGCCGCAGCCCATTGCAGCCTCTCATCACATAGCAGAGCTGTTTTAGAACCTCCCGGGGCGGTTACGTTCTGCTCctgtgacccttgacccctgctGAGTGTGTCAGGGGGCAGGGCTGGATTCGACCATCTTGATGATGAACAAGCCCCTGGGAGAGATGATGCTCTTGTTGGCGACAGTGTCTCATTAGAGTATGAGATACTATCATTAGAATACGCTCTCCATGTCAAAACATGTAACAGTTTTGTATTACAGTTCTTTAAAGCAAACTCGTTCAAACAGGGAAACGTATTCAGATATGTAGAGACAGTCCTATTGAGACTAGCGGGGATGTTTGTAACAAGTCGACCCTGATGTTCCTGCCAGTGTCTCCTGTCTGGGACTTGACTCTGATTCGATAAatttagttgttgttgttgttgttgctgtgaatcctgctgcctctgtgtctgctgcctctgtgtctgtgcagcccctgtgtctgtgctgcctctgtgtctgtgctgcctctgtgtctgtgcagcccctgtgtctgtgctgcctctgtgtctgtgctgcctctgtgtctgtgctgcctctgtgtctgtgctgcctctgtgtctgtgctgccgcTACTGATGCACACTCATACTGCTGCTACCCAATTTATCTGATAACCTTCTCCAAGACTACAGGACACTGTGCTGTGaaggctgcacacacacgtgcagacacacacacacacacatacacagtcacacccacgcgtacacagacacacacacatgcatacacacacacacacacatacacacacacaaacacacatacacaagcacgtacacacacacgtacacaaacacatacacacacacatagcagcaGTAGAAGTAGTACACTgagaaaagcaaaaaaaaaaaaaaaaaaactgaactacccttctctctgtctctctctccctaaccctctcccccccctctctctatctctctctctctctctctccccccctctctctctctcccccctctctctctctcccccccccctctctctctctctctctctctctctctgtctctctctctctcccccctctctctcccccccccctctctctccccccccctctctctctctctctcccccctctctctctctcctccccccctctctctctctctctctctctctctctgtctctctctctcccccctctctccccccccccctctctctccccccccctctctctctctctcccccccccctctctctctctcccccctctctctccaccccccccccccccctctcttctctctctctctctcactctctctctctctctctctctctctctctctgtctctcagagtgTATTGCACCTCCAAGCCAGAGGAGTCCtcggctcctcttcctccccctctcatctcctcctccttgggGGCGGTGGCCTCCCCCAGCCTTGGCCAGCCCAGGGGGGACGCGCATGCCATTGCCCGGCCCCGGCCCCGaccagcccctgcccccctctcccggCCTCCACCGCCCTGGGCCTCGCCCTGAAGAGCTGTGTCAAGCCAGGCTCCGCCCCGGCCCCGCCCTGGccacacaggccacgcccacggCCGAGTCGGAAGAGGAGAAGGCCAAGAAGCTGCTCTACTGTTCTCTATGCAAAGTAGCTGTCAACTCTCTGTCTCAACTAGAGGCCCACAacacaggtaggtgt
The DNA window shown above is from Osmerus eperlanus chromosome 3, fOsmEpe2.1, whole genome shotgun sequence and carries:
- the znf385b gene encoding LOW QUALITY PROTEIN: zinc finger protein 385B (The sequence of the model RefSeq protein was modified relative to this genomic sequence to represent the inferred CDS: inserted 4 bases in 4 codons): MRCQTDGWSLALAGRCKLVQEQICGSRVLDSFPGVSPLPALVRTPPLMMQSSLDMKPFLSFPLDSSSPGGLFPNFNTMDPVQKAVINHTFGVSLPPKKKQVISCNICQLRFNSDSQAEAHYKGSKHAKKLKAQESGKPKASGAELTSPSAVRSGSPPSSSSSSCCLPAGGPSRLADTPALSLCLSECIAPPSQRSPRLLFLPLSSPPPWGRWPPPALASPGGTRMPLPGPGPDQPLPPSPGLHRPGPRPEELCQARLRPGPALATQATPTAESEEEKAKKLLYCSLCKVAVNSLSQLEAHNTGSKHKTMLEARRGRGLSRRTAAGAKLKIQPSVLKGSGLQXKTFHCQICDVHVNSEIQLKQHISSRRHKDRVAGKPMKPKYSPYNKQQRGSNTLLYAKLALQTDLVKPLTPXFLSSPFCPTSVPSIALHPXPSPSIFQTAXLPHSFLRAAPGPIRPTTGSILFAPY